The DNA segment GGCTTGAATTCGAGGCTCTCCTCGTAGGCGACGATGTGGCCGGTATCAACCACGTATTCGCCGTCCACATCCACGGAGAAGACACCGCCGAAACTGTTGACGAGCAAGTCGCCCGTGCCGGTAACCTTGATCCAAAAGATGTTCTCGCCGGAGAACAAGCCCTTGAAACCGGCGAACTGGGTGTCCAAATCGAGGCCCGTGCTGCCGGCGAGGAAACTCGAGCCCTGCACGATAACGGCTTTGCCGCCGTCAAGCTGAATGTGCTCGATGTCGCCGATGAGCGTTGGCGCCAAGGAAACGTGGCCGTCTCCTGATGCCGTGAATTTGTTCAAGAAGAAATTTTCACCCGCGAGCAGACGTTTGGCCGCTTTGAGCAAGCCGCCCCCGCCGCCCCGGGAAAAAGTGCTGGTTTCGACGGATACGTTGGTGCTCATGCAGACCATCGCTCCGCCTTCGGAAATGACTGCTTCCCCGTCGCCGAGGTGCACGTCGGCCACCGCATAGGATGGCCGGTGCTGAATCTCAATTCTCATGGCATCCCCTCCTTAGTGCGGTAACAAGCCTTCAAGCCAGCTCACGAGCGAGCCGACCGTCCGGCTTTGGATCCACAGTTTGCCTTTGCCGTTAAACCGCGCCACGAAGCCCTCGCCCGACAGCAGCGTCGACTTCAGGCCGCCGATTTTCTTGACCTTGAAATTCAGGCCCGGTTCAAAGGCGACGATGTGCCCGGTGTCGACCACGTATTCCCCGTCAACCTCGATTTCCACGATGTTGCCGTAGGCGTTGAACCACAAGTCGCCGGTGCCCTTGGCCTCCAGCAGGAACAAGCCCTCGCCGGACATCATGGATTTGAGCCCGCCGTATTTCGTCTTCAAAGCGATTTGCGGCGAACTGGCCAGGAAGGCCGACGCCTGCAATACGACCGAAGAACCCGACAGCGGGTAGTGGACTATTTGCCCCGGCACCGAAGGCGACAACACGAGGGAGCCGCCTTCGCCCTTGGGCGAATAGGTGTTCTGGAAGATGCTCTCGCCGCCCAGTAACTTACGAATCAAGGCTTTGAGAAAACTGCCGTACACCTTGGTTTGGATGTCCATGTTCGAGGACATCGCCACCATGGAGCCGGCCTCCGTGCGCACCTCGTCTCCTTTATCCAGCTCCACGTGGAGACTGGCGAAAGAGGGACCGTGCTTGATTTCGTGTTTCAACGCTACCTCCTCTCATACCGTGTGATCGGAATCACGCATATTCCCGGCACAAGCCGGAAATTACCCCGTCAAGATAACTTGCCGTACGCCTCTTATTTTTCTCCGTTGGAAACTCTATCAATATAACCGCGCTCCTTGTAAAGCAATAGACCTCCATGTTTTTGGGTCGAAAAGCAACAGCCAAAAAGGCCGTCCGGTTGACAGTGAGGCGATTCTTGGGCAACCTTTGCCTGCTTGCTTCCGCATTCGGAAGTCCGTCGGAACCGTTATTCACATGAGGTAGGCCATGGCCGAAAAGAGCAAGAAAACAGCCCGGAAAGCGCCGACCGCCGCCAAGGCGAAAACCACCAAGACCAAAGAGAAAAAAGCTCCGGCCAAGAAGAAGGTCCCGGCCAAAAAGAAAGCCGTGGCCGTGAAGGTCCCAGCAAAAAAGAAAGCCCCGACCAAGAAGAAAGCTCCGGCGAAAAAGAAATCGACGGCGCGCACGATCTTCTTCACCGGCTTCCCCGGTTTTCTCGGCACATGGGTCGCAAAGGAAATCCTCGCCCAGGCTCCGAAAACGAAGTTCTATTTTCTTGTGCAGGACAAATTCCTGGAGGCCGCCAAACGGAAAGCGGCGGACATTCTCGGTGCGAAGAGCGACGTCGAGTTCTTCGTCGGCGATTTGACCCACGATGACCTGGGCCTGACCAAGAAGATGGTCGCCACGTTGAAAAAGGAAGTCACCGAAGTGTGGCACTTGGCCGCAGCGTACGACATCAAGGTCAGCGCCAAGACCGCTTGGGACGTGACTGTTCAGGGCACGACGCGCGTGCTTGATTTGTGCAAGGGCATCAAGGGCCTGCAAAAGCTGGTGTATTTCTCCAGTTTCTGCGTCTCTGGGCTTCGCACCGGGTTGGTCTTGGAGGACGAACTCGAATACGGCCAAGGGTTCAAGAACAACTACGAGTCCTCGAAATTCGAAGCCGAAGTATTGGTGCGGCGACGGGCGGGCAACGTGCCCACGATCGTCATGCGGCCCGGCATCGTAATGGGTGACAGTCGCAGCGGCGTCACGGACAAATTCGACGGCGCGTATTTTATGATTCGCTTCCTGGCCGCGGCGCAACGCGACGGATACCTCAAACCCCTGCAGAACTTCCGGCTACCGAGCATCGGCAAGGGCGCAACGTATTTTCACGTCGTGCCTGTCGATTACATAGCGCGCGCCGCCGTTCACATTGCCGCGCAAGACGCGGCGATCGGCAAAACGTTTGCGCTCTGTGATCCGGACCCCTTGACCGGCCGCGAGTTTATCGACGAACTCTACGCCCACTTCGGCATCGGCCGCACGTTCGGCGCTCTGCCGCTGACAGTGGCGCGTATGTTGTCGGTCATGCCGGGTCTCGCCGATTTCATGCGCATCCCGGAAGAGACGCTGGACTATGCCAATCATTACGTGGTTTATGACTGCCGGAACACGACCGCGTTTTTGAAAAACAGCGACATCACGTGTCCGCGGGTGCCCAACTACCTCGGGACACTGATCGATTTCGTCAAAGAGCATCTCGACAACGAGGAGAAAACCGCTAAGTATTGAGGTTGGTTCGCGCCCCGGACATGTCCCCGGGGGCTTTTTTTCGCGAATGGAGGATATCGTACATGCGTTACCGCACGACTCGCATCAGCCCCAAGATGGCCTTTCGAAAAAGTGTCGTGACTTCACCGCGTGCGACCATGCAAGTAGGCCGCAACGATCCCTGCCCCTGCGGCAGCGGCAAGAAATACAAAAATTGCTGCATCGAGAAGGGTGACACCTTTTTGCACAAAATGGCAAAAAAGGCGAAGAAAGATCAGGAGCCGTCATTCTTGGCCCGCCTGTTCAAGCGCGACAAAAAATGACCCGCGCTTTCCGCCCGGTCGGAGCCCTGCTGACCCTCGCAGCGCTCGCCGTGTGGGTGCTTTACCTGGCCGTCGACACGGATTACGACGAGCATACCCTTCTGGCACAACTCGTCTTGCTCGCCTTGTGCATTTGGATTTTCGCCTGGCGGCGCGAGATCGGCCCGCCGAAAATTCTCACGATCACCGGCATCATCATCACGATGCTGATGCTGGGGCATTTGGCGCAGTTGCGCGCGGTTTGGGTAAGCCAAGTCAAGCGCACGGTGGCGCGCAACGTCCTGCTGACCGTGGCCGACGATCTGCAAAAGATGGAGACAACCGGCCTCCCGCTCCCGGAGAGCATCGCCTGGGAAGAGCTTCGCGGAGTGTTCGCAACCGCCGGCGTCTGGCAGCCGTTGTCGATGCCAAACGAGGCGGGGAAACGCGTCGTGCATTATCCACGGGTGCCGCGCCACGACGAATGGGGCTGCAAATACGAGTACGCAAAAATCGGCGTTCACGAATTCCGGCTGCGTAGTAGTGGACAAGACCGCCGGTGGAATACGGCCGACGATATCGTGGTCGCCACGGGCCCGGCGACTCGCCTCGTTGCGCACGCCCTGCCCGGCGATCTTTCCTTCGTGGCGCGGCAATGAGCGAGGCGCGGCCAACCTGGTGGATGCGTTCGCTGCTGGGTTTGCCGGTCGCCGGCGGCGTCGTGCTCGGCGCGTGGTACGGCCTGGTCCTCGACGTTGCGCTTTTCTCCCTGCTCTGGCTACTCGCCGCGCTAACTCTCCTCGCCCTTCGTTTCGCGCTGCGCCATTGGCCCAAAACGAAACCCGTATCGCGATTTCTCAGCGTCTTACTTTGGCTCATGGCGGTTGCCGCGTGGTTGACGATGTTCTACCCGGCCCTGCTGGTTTCCCTTCCGTTGACGATTGTCCTGCTCGCCTTGGCCACCGCGGCGTACGTGATCGAGCAACGCAAGACGCTACGCGATTGGCCGGTCGCTGTACTACCACTTTTCGCGGCGTTCGCCGCCGGATTGCCGCGCTTTCATTGGCTGCTTCTCGGCTTGCCGCTGGTCATGCTCGGCCTGGCCGCGGCGACACGAACGAACGCGACGTACTACCCGCGCGGTTTGCGTTGGCTGCTCGCACTATGGGTGGCAATGCTGGGGTCGGTGTTGGTGCCCTTCTACCAGGGGCGACCATCGGGATCGACCGAGAAAATCCTCGCCCAGCCCGGTGTCACGGCGATTTTTGACTACCGTCAGAAGGCCTCTCCTTTGCGCCCGCTGCTCGGCGACAAAACCCGCTTCGGAGTCCCCGATTGCCATGGCGATCTTTTGCTCGGCACGCGTCACGGCGACGCCGGCCTGGTTCGCGTCGAAGGCGAGAACGCAGCGATCGCGCATTGCGGCCCGGTCAGCGATTTTATCGCCGTCGATTGCCCGCGAAACCGCATCAACGTCGGCTTGTGGAACTCCGGTTCGATCCTGCGGCTGCGCCACGACGATCTCACTTCGGAAGGAGTCGTCGTCACTCACGACATCGACCGCATCTCGAAGTTGTGGACCGCGCCGGACGGCACCGTCTATGCCTCCGCCGACAACGCGAAACGGCTGCTCGTCGTGTACCCCGATCAAGACCAACCTGAATCTTGGGAGTTCCCCCACTTCGTGACGGACTGGATCATCGACCCCGACCGCGACCGCCTGGTCATCGCGTCGTGGGGCGGCAGCCTGTATACCTACCGGCTGAGCGACCGCCGCCTGCTCGGGCAAGACCGCGTGCGCGATTTTCTCATTCAGCTAACCTACGATCCTGCTCACGAGATTCTTTGGGTACACGGTTTTTACACCGGCCGCCTCGTTCGCTTCGACCTTCGCACGTCCCGGCGGACCGCAGAGCGACGGCTGGAGCCGGGCATTCGCTTCTCGGCACTTACAAAAGACGGTCGCCTTGTGGTGGGGAATTTTTTCACAGGAGACCTGCGGGAGGTCGACGCGGTTACGCTCGCTGGAGAATCACGCCGTCACGTCGGGCGCCGTTTGCGGAACGTGACCTACGATGCGCGGCGCCATCGGATTATCGCCGCCTCCGCACTTGGCGTATTCGCTCTGACGCCCATGCCTTAGTCGGTCTCACCCTCGTTCTCCGTCCTTGCTTCGCGCTCGTCGGCGTCCGACGGTTCATAGATGCATACGCGATTGCGGCCGCCGTGCTTGGCTTTGTACAACGCGATGTCGGCGGCGCGAATCAAACCGGCACTGTCGGAAGCATGATCCGGAAAACTGGCAATGCCGATGCTGATCGTCACTTTTCTGGGCAGGCCCGGCACTTCGGCCTCGGCGACGGCTTCCCGAACGCGCTCGGCGACCGCGCTCGCGCCTTCCACGCCTGTTTCCGGAAACACGACTGAAAATTCCTCGCCGCCGAATCGCGCCGGCGTGTCGACTTCCCGCACCCGCGTGCGCAGGACATCCGCGATTTTGATCAGCGTGCTGTCGCCCACGTCATGGCCGTAGGTATCGTTGACCGACTTGAATTTGTCGAGGTCGCAAATCGCCACCGAAACCCGCTTGCCGTAGCGCTCGGCCCGCTTGAGTTCCGCCGCCAGCCGGATATTGAAAAAGCGGCGGATGTAGATCTTCGTAAGTTCGTCGGTAATCGCCATTTCGTAGAGCGTGGCGTTGTTGATCGCTACCGCGGCCTGGTTGGCCATAGCGGTGAGCAGTTCGAGGTCTTCGGGAGTAAAGGGCTTGCCGTCCTTTTTGTTTGTGATGTTGATCACGCCGATCGGTTCGTCGGCGGCTACGAGCGGTAGGCAAAGAATCGATACCACATTCGATTGTTCGTGTGACTCGTAGCGGTCGTCCTTGTCGGCGGAATTGACGATGATCGCCTTCTTTGTCTCGAAGACCCGCCCGGCGATGCCCTCGCCAACCGCGAAGCTCGTGCATTCGCGTTCGCCGTTGTTGATGGCTTCTTCGTCGCGTTTGTCGGGCAGGCCTTTGACGACGCGCACCATGAGGCGTTGCGTGGCGGTGTCGTAGAGCATCAGCGAACCTTTTTGCGATGCCGTGGTGTTGATCGCCTCGCCGAGAATGAACTTCAGCAGTTTTTTCAGGTCACTGATGTGGATCATGGCGGCGCCGATGTCGTAGAGCATCGACAAGTTTTTCACCATTTTGTCCAGTTCCGTTTTGTCCTGCTGATTCTTTTCGTAGAGCATCGTCGTTTTCATGCTCACCGCGGCGTGGGACGACAACGTCGCAAGGAACTCGATGTCGTTATCGCTGAGAGTGGTCCCGTCTTCTTTTTTACCGACGGCCAAGAAGCCGACGACCTCGCCGCCGTGGACCAGAGGCAGGAAATATTTCGCGTCCAGCTCATTGAGCCGGTGCTGCTCGAAGGGAACGCGAAATCGCGGCTTTCCGCGGTTGTCGACGACGGAAAAGGGTTGCCCCTGCAAAATCGCCTGCCACAACAAGCCCTCGTGCCACGGAAATGAGAAGTCCACGGGCAGCGAATCCGGTAAGCCAAAGCCGCGCTCCATATTAAATGCCGTGCGGTCCTCGCTCATGACAAACAGCGCGTACGACTTCAGGCCGAAGCGTTCGTGCACGATGCTTGTATAGATGACATACACCTCACGAGCTTCCAGCACGTTGTCGAACGCCTTGTTGGCCTGCAGCAAACTGGTCAGGTTGAACAGTTCCTGGTCCAACTTGTAATTTTCGCGCCGAAGTTCTTCGAGCTGGGTTTCGAGGGCCGCTTGGTCTTCCGGTTTACCAGCCATGATTCGCCCGCCTTTGGTGTTTTGTTATTTCTAGCACGGCGGGCCGAGGTTAACAAGTTTCCGCGAAAGGAAAATTGACATTCGGCAGGCATTCCGGCATACCTGGTCTCACAAGGGAGGGTTCATGAAGTACTCGCGTTGGTTCGCCGTCTGGTTGGTTATTATAACGCTGGGCTTCACCGCATGGCTGGCCCATGCGCAGCAAGCCGACGACGATATGACCTTAGACGACGACACGGCGCCGGATGACGACACGGTCGCCGATGATGATACCGCCGCGGACGACGACACCGCCGAGGACGACGACACCGCCGAGGACGACGACACCGAAGATAGCCCCGAGCCTGAAAACACACCCGATAGCGATATCGACGCCGGACACACCCTCGTGGCCAGCGACGGCGGTTGCGGCTGCCTCTAACCGCCCTCTTGCCTACGCCTTTTTCGTTTGAGTCGCCACGCGCGAATCGCCCGCGTCGAGTCGAGGCTGCGCCGCCGCTCCGTCTAACGCGCCCTTGCCGCCCACTCCGACTTCGCGGCGTTTTCCAAAGATGTACTTGATGAATTTAACGAAGGCATCGGCGAAGTAACGAAGGTCGTCACCGCTTTTGATCATCGCCAGCTTGCGAAGCACGAATCCGGGCCGCAAATAGATGCGGCGGTACATGGACCGCTGCAGGGCGATCAACTGCGCGGGGGAAAAGTGCTCCGTGCGCCATACGGGTTCGCCGCGCACGATGTCGAATTCGTCCCAATCTTCCGAAAGCAGCATTCCCTCGCGGCGCATCGCTTCGTACAGGTCGGTGCCGGGGAAAGGTACGGCAAGATAGACCATGACGAAATCGGGACGGATGCGAAGCATGAGGCG comes from the Candidatus Lernaella stagnicola genome and includes:
- a CDS encoding TIGR00266 family protein, with the translated sequence MRIEIQHRPSYAVADVHLGDGEAVISEGGAMVCMSTNVSVETSTFSRGGGGGLLKAAKRLLAGENFFLNKFTASGDGHVSLAPTLIGDIEHIQLDGGKAVIVQGSSFLAGSTGLDLDTQFAGFKGLFSGENIFWIKVTGTGDLLVNSFGGVFSVDVDGEYVVDTGHIVAYEESLEFKPQKVGGWKATLLSGEGLVCKFTGKGKLWMQTHNAPGFGQFLGAKLPPRER
- a CDS encoding TIGR00266 family protein, whose product is MKHEIKHGPSFASLHVELDKGDEVRTEAGSMVAMSSNMDIQTKVYGSFLKALIRKLLGGESIFQNTYSPKGEGGSLVLSPSVPGQIVHYPLSGSSVVLQASAFLASSPQIALKTKYGGLKSMMSGEGLFLLEAKGTGDLWFNAYGNIVEIEVDGEYVVDTGHIVAFEPGLNFKVKKIGGLKSTLLSGEGFVARFNGKGKLWIQSRTVGSLVSWLEGLLPH
- a CDS encoding SDR family oxidoreductase, whose amino-acid sequence is MAEKSKKTARKAPTAAKAKTTKTKEKKAPAKKKVPAKKKAVAVKVPAKKKAPTKKKAPAKKKSTARTIFFTGFPGFLGTWVAKEILAQAPKTKFYFLVQDKFLEAAKRKAADILGAKSDVEFFVGDLTHDDLGLTKKMVATLKKEVTEVWHLAAAYDIKVSAKTAWDVTVQGTTRVLDLCKGIKGLQKLVYFSSFCVSGLRTGLVLEDELEYGQGFKNNYESSKFEAEVLVRRRAGNVPTIVMRPGIVMGDSRSGVTDKFDGAYFMIRFLAAAQRDGYLKPLQNFRLPSIGKGATYFHVVPVDYIARAAVHIAAQDAAIGKTFALCDPDPLTGREFIDELYAHFGIGRTFGALPLTVARMLSVMPGLADFMRIPEETLDYANHYVVYDCRNTTAFLKNSDITCPRVPNYLGTLIDFVKEHLDNEEKTAKY
- a CDS encoding SEC-C metal-binding domain-containing protein; the protein is MRYRTTRISPKMAFRKSVVTSPRATMQVGRNDPCPCGSGKKYKNCCIEKGDTFLHKMAKKAKKDQEPSFLARLFKRDKK
- a CDS encoding diguanylate cyclase, producing the protein MAGKPEDQAALETQLEELRRENYKLDQELFNLTSLLQANKAFDNVLEAREVYVIYTSIVHERFGLKSYALFVMSEDRTAFNMERGFGLPDSLPVDFSFPWHEGLLWQAILQGQPFSVVDNRGKPRFRVPFEQHRLNELDAKYFLPLVHGGEVVGFLAVGKKEDGTTLSDNDIEFLATLSSHAAVSMKTTMLYEKNQQDKTELDKMVKNLSMLYDIGAAMIHISDLKKLLKFILGEAINTTASQKGSLMLYDTATQRLMVRVVKGLPDKRDEEAINNGERECTSFAVGEGIAGRVFETKKAIIVNSADKDDRYESHEQSNVVSILCLPLVAADEPIGVINITNKKDGKPFTPEDLELLTAMANQAAVAINNATLYEMAITDELTKIYIRRFFNIRLAAELKRAERYGKRVSVAICDLDKFKSVNDTYGHDVGDSTLIKIADVLRTRVREVDTPARFGGEEFSVVFPETGVEGASAVAERVREAVAEAEVPGLPRKVTISIGIASFPDHASDSAGLIRAADIALYKAKHGGRNRVCIYEPSDADEREARTENEGETD